The following are from one region of the Penaeus chinensis breed Huanghai No. 1 chromosome 5, ASM1920278v2, whole genome shotgun sequence genome:
- the LOC125025927 gene encoding astacin-like metalloprotease toxin 5 isoform X1: MSHLIFLAVLSIIIFQTASGASVCSNGCLEAAAPRRQETEEILGFVVGDQDFFNRDLEHESPVVDWLEDKGAPDWGRMIMLQRRHAILPWPDALIPYVAWGDKRTRRIVNETLTILQRSTCLTFKARTDETRYLIIKEGHGGCWTSSVGYPPRDKKVIINLGLGCRFPGLIMHEILHAAGFLHEHTRPDRGNYIQVKWENIREDARKNYGVDLRYSSLDIPYDYKSVMHYGRFTFSKVCCASHAFVVIRMHTFTHFIRHTRTYRYISPPHAHSHARTQAHMHVDSFARNVDHILNLLR, from the exons CGGCCGCCCCCCGGAGACAAGAGACCGAGGAAATCCTAGGCTTCGTCGTAGGAGATCAGGACTTCTTCAACAGGGACCTTGAACACGAGAGTCCTGTCGTCGACTGGCTGGAGGACAAGGGCGCCCCGGATTGGGGTAGAATGATCATGTTGCAACGACGACATGCCATTTTGCCTTGGCCGGATGCTCTGATTCCTTACGTGGCGTGGGGAGACAAAAGGACGA GGAGGATAGTGAACGAGACCCTCACCATCCTCCAGAGGAGCACCTGCCTCACGTTCAAG gcccgcACGGACGAAACCCGATACCTGATTATCAAGGAGGGTCACGGAGGATGCTGGACCTCGTCTGTAGGATATCCGCCTAGAGATAAGAAG GTGATAATCAACTTGGGCCTAGGATGCAGGTTCCCAGGATTGATCATGCACGAAATCTTGCATGCCGCTGGATTCTTGCATGAACACACACGTCCGGATCGAGGAAATTATATTCAAGTCAAATGGGAAAATATTCGCGAAG ACGCGAGGAAGAACTACGGGGTCGACCTGAGGTACAGCAGCCTGGATATTCCCTACGATTACAAATCCGTCATGCATTACGGGAGGTTCACTTTCTCGAAGGTCTGTTGTGCTTCCCACGCTTTCGTTGTAATCAGGATGCATACATTTACGCATTTTATtagacatacacgtacatatagatatatatcccctccacatgcacactcacacgcacgaacacaggcacacatgcacgtaGATTCATTCGCACGTAATGTTGACCATATACTGAATTTATTACGATAG